CATATTATGTCAAAAGATATATGCGATGATTTTAGTTTCGAAACTAGTTTTTGGAAGCCTaatttaaaacctttgcctGGCAGGTATGTGAATCAGAAGGGCAGAACGTATCATTGATAGCTTCAAGTTCATTGCACTGTATATTTAgtaagaatttttttttaaatgttttgagtaattacaatttgtaaaaaagtttttaatagtttttttcagGTTCTTGTTACAgattaattaatatgagtagttgAAAGGAAAAAGATGATTTTGTAAAACTGTACTCCCATCTTGCAAAAAAAAACTTATATGCAACACCATTTCATTTAATCTGAAGTCTTTCgtataatgtatttttatttgcaaaatttAAGCTCCTAATAAATAACACAACTTTGACGGTCAAACAAAGTACTTTCTAACGACTATTTTTGTTGTCTATATATTGTTTCAAACATCTTAAACTTGGTTTATTACGAAATGGATATGGCTTATTATATCAAACCACAAGTATTCGACACAACATATATTTTTCTCAACAGTTGTAAAGCTAGTTTTTAATCATGTTAAGAGTTAATCATAACATCAAATGGCCTACACCAAAGTTCCACACTGACAATTTACATTAAAGAGTCAGATGTATATTACTGAAAACAGACCAAGAGGCAATACATGCCTAGCTTATGGTTATGTATCAGACGATTATGTGGATCACAACGCACATAATCAAAAATGCATATTGTAGTTTATTATTTCAAGATGTTCACTCTATTAGGTACCACACATTTACTTCACATTGTTTCAGTCCTAATAGACCTTTATGCAATACTGCTGGTTTGGTTTTAATAGGCATATAATCGACGTTATTGATAACTATGTTTTACATGTTCGAGTTCTGCACAAACAGAATACTAAGCAATGGGATACTACTAagctattattattttagtgtCTTCAAGGTTACTTGTGCATCAACCTCTTCAGAAGGACATTGTAATGAACAGCCACACATAAAGTCTTTAGAAATCAACGGAGCCACTCGCACTACATCTTCAAAGTAGGTGTAAAGCAAGAAAAATAGATTTGTTGTAGGCAGTGTTTTAGCCTGTAATATTTCCATCCAACATTCTAATTCAGGATTTGCTTTTCAAGTTGTATAATTATACGATAGTACAGGGTTATTAGGAGTACGTTGAATCTGTAGCATGGCTGCTTCACCAAGGAAGAATGCCAAGAGCTCTGCCACATCTTTCAAACAGTACGAAGCTAGCACGCAAGATGCTTGGGATGATGGAGATGATGACCTTTTGGTCAGACTGAGACTAGATACGAATATTATACAGTCAACAGCAAACCTGGTTATTGATAGCCACAACACTTCTGCTCCTCCTAATCTGATTTCTATACCTGCTGTACAAACGCCGCAGAAAGGTTATCTCTTTATTCATCTTTGTGTTATTCACTTTGCTAACAATTACTCATGCGTTTTCTCTTTCATTTGTAACCTGGCTTAAAGAGATTCGCTACTGATTTATAAAACTGAGTTATACTGAGTTATAAAACACTGCAATGGTTTTTTTAACTCTTTGTTGATACATGTACGGCAAACCTTTTGCGGAAATTAGCTGCCATTGGCTGCATGGCATTATATAGTTTTGTGAAAGAAGGTATTACACCGAACACAGTAAACAATAATTTTCAATGTCGGACAACTTATTGAGACCAACTTTTATAAGATATCTGATAAGTCAATATTCGAAGTTACATTGCAATCTGTTATTCGTACACTAACAGTATCTAATGGGAGAAGTGAATCTACATCACATTCTCAGAGTGGAGCGCCTCAGAGAAATGGGGCGTCTGGTCAACGATCTATTTCTAAAGCTCAGAGTGAAAGGGAACTCGCtaaacaaaaaaagtttgaaGCGTTACTAAACTCTCCACCAAAGAATTTGCTAGGTATTTATGATCACTTGATTGGTTCTCATTATTCTCTCACAGGCAGCTTGTTATTTCAGTTACACCTTTCTTCAATAGCACGAGCATTCCCTCAAAACAATATTCTGTATATCGTAATTATTATGTAACAATAACGTTGTGTGTCAGTCTTGGACGTTTCCAGTATGTTAGTTTAACTGCTCTTCATTGTGACAATATCAAAAATTCTGGTGTCCCATGCAGTTGTCTGGTGTCCCATGCAGTTGTCTGGTGTCCCATACAGTTGTCTGGTGTCCCATGCAGTTGTCTGGTGTCCCATGCAGTTGTCTGGTGTCCCATGCAGTTGTCTGGTGTCCCATGCAGTTGTCTGGTGTCCCATGCAGTTGTCTGGTGTCCCATGCAGTTGTCTGGTGTCCCATACAGTTGTCTGGTGTCCCATGCAGTTGTCTGGTGTCCCATGCAGTTGTCTGGTGTCCCATGCAGTTGTCTGGTGTCCCATGCAGTTGTCTGGTGTCCCATGCAGTTGTCTGGTGTCCCATGCAGTTGTCTGGTGTCCCATGCAGTTGCCTGGTGTCCCATGCAGTTGTCTGGTGTCCCATGCTACGTATTACCATGTATATAAGGGAAACAGTCCTCGTACAGAAGAAACTCAGCCAAGTCTTGTTGCTGTCTCTCGtttattaaataaatgtttGCTTATGTTTAGTTTACCTTGAGCTTGTCGTTTAGCTGAGATGAACATCTTAGAGTCATCTCACAGTGAGATAACAATAGAGATATTAATCTTTTGATTTCGCTTGCTATTGTGATAGCCTTAGCAACATGAATCTAATCTATGTAATTGCTTTGGTGCAATAATTTGGACAatatataaagttatttatCTTCAACTATGTAAGTACTCTTTGGCTGTCTCTGAATTCCTCATTAGTTATTTTGCGTCTATCATTTAATATAAGGCATAATCTAACTGAATGTGGAGTTGTTGACTCCTGTATCAGTCATAGTAAATGAAATAAGAAGACAGAAATTGCAAGTTTAACACGCTTGTTCTATTTTTGATAGTATTGGCAGACTGGTCTTTGCAACTGACTAAGTTTTTATCAGCttcatacaaattttattgcagaggaGCTGCGTCCTTTAAGTTGGTCAGGTATTCCTGCTTCATGCCGTCCCACAACCTGGAGGTTTTTATCGGTGAGTTGGATTGTGGTCTCCTTTTGATAAATGACACCTTGATATGAACCTGATGCGCTTTTTCATAAGTATACCATGTACCTGTTTTATTGTACGTTAGGGCTATCTACCAGCTGCCCTCGATCGAAGAGATTTGACCTTGGAACGAAAGCGGCAGGAATACTTTGGGTTCCTTGATCAGTACTTTGGCACCCGTCATCAGGATCAATATGAAGAAATATTTCGGCAGATACATATTGATGTTCCTAGAATGAACCCTTTGATACCACTCTTTCAGAATAAACAAGTTCAAGAGGTATTTATATTGCTCTACTTCTTTTGTACCTTCAGCTGCGCGCTTCCTCCaagcaatgattttagtttatCACAATGACTTACAGCTCTCTAAGCAACGcatttcatcatcttcattgCGTATCCTATAAAAGTAGATGTGAGAATGAGGAGTTGGTAAAAGAAGAGCGGTTGATTAACTATACTGTAGAtgcttctataatatatacctcCATTTATTACattgtaggagcatctactgtactggTATGAGTAATTCTTGCTAGTTCCCATCTTCTTGAGCAACTGGTTAGGGTTGTAAGAATAGTATACGCATTACATGGATTGCCTTCATAAATGACTAATGGTGagctttttttttaaaagacGCAAAATATTATAAGTACTCATCAAACAACAGCGTTAGACAACATGTTTACTGCTGACGAGCTAGTGACAGACGTATTACATTTGTCTCTAACATTTTTTAGTCCGCGTTGACTAAGGATATTGGTTGTAACTCTCCTGCACACACATTACATAAATCATATTCTCCATGTCTATTGAAGTTTTCTCTACTGTAGATATTTGAACGAATCCTGTATATCTGGGCCATACGTCATCCTGCCAGTGGATACGTGCAGGGCATCAATGATCTCGTCACTCCGTTCTTTGTAGTCTTCCTCAGCGAGTCGATTGACGCAGGTTTGTTCTACCTGAGTACTGTATGCTCCGTCTATTGAAATATACCGCAACAGTTATTTGATTATTGGAACAAACGCCGAGTTGCTA
The genomic region above belongs to Watersipora subatra chromosome 1, tzWatSuba1.1, whole genome shotgun sequence and contains:
- the LOC137388124 gene encoding TBC1 domain family member 22B-like encodes the protein MSKDICDDFSFETSFWKPNLKPLPGSVFKVTCASTSSEGHCNEQPHIKSLEINGATRTTSSNMAASPRKNAKSSATSFKQYEASTQDAWDDGDDDLLVRLRLDTNIIQSTANLVIDSHNTSAPPNLISIPAVQTPQKVSNGRSESTSHSQSGAPQRNGASGQRSISKAQSERELAKQKKFEALLNSPPKNLLEELRPLSWSGIPASCRPTTWRFLSGYLPAALDRRDLTLERKRQEYFGFLDQYFGTRHQDQYEEIFRQIHIDVPRMNPLIPLFQNKQVQEIFERILYIWAIRHPASGYVQGINDLVTPFFVVFLSESIDADVESENVDISGLSKDQLNMIEADSFWCMSKLLDGIQDNYTFAQPGIQKKVSALKELTHRIDSNLHQHIENQGIEFLQFTFRWMNNLLMRELPLRCTIRLWDTYLAEPDGFADYHLYVCAAFLTKFSKQLIQQQDFQTLMTLLQNLPTDKWNDEDIGELTAEAYRLKYMFAGAPQHYKTS